The Stygiolobus azoricus genome window below encodes:
- the nuoN gene encoding NADH-quinone oxidoreductase subunit NuoN: MQFSLYLPLVIPSLIMVASSIIVLFLDNGEEKGFLRSVYLTFVTLLVSLLVFLASFLLKYYNYSLFSNSVYLTPFGYFIVIASILASLIVIGGGITELKNWDNRSSFLSLVTLTNLGIVYLAFAYNVLTIFASWGIASAATYVIAMLKKDYNSTEAGIKYLVMGLLSSSLMIAGLAFYVLGINNLSLDASISYPTLTILGILFFSVAFLFKIGAFPFQGWLPDVYSMADRVSVAFVSSVGKIVGIAPLVVILYYIQPMSYPVSLVVFVMFTIIAVANLVFGNVSAFSRRDFAAMLSYSSIAQVGFMLIPIAMFPYDEIVGLAGLMIYLVAYSIAQAGLFLALSHVEKISGSSTYEGFRGVAAVDKALAFAVSILLLSLLGLPPIIGFWAKLFVLESSFSQPWLTLIGFLNSAIAAGYYIPPIREMFREGNFQRVSSPERSSALVASILSIIVGILAPLIFGVLI; encoded by the coding sequence ATGCAATTCTCTCTCTACTTACCTTTAGTTATTCCTTCATTAATTATGGTAGCGTCATCAATTATAGTCTTATTCCTTGATAACGGAGAGGAAAAGGGGTTCTTACGGTCAGTCTACCTTACTTTTGTGACCTTATTAGTCTCTCTTCTCGTATTCTTAGCATCTTTCTTGTTAAAGTACTATAATTATTCTCTGTTCTCTAACTCAGTATACTTGACTCCTTTTGGCTACTTCATAGTTATAGCCTCTATACTTGCATCATTAATAGTGATAGGTGGAGGAATTACAGAACTAAAGAATTGGGATAATAGAAGCTCATTCCTATCTCTGGTTACATTAACAAACCTTGGAATAGTTTATTTAGCCTTTGCGTATAACGTATTGACGATATTTGCTTCCTGGGGTATAGCATCGGCAGCAACTTACGTAATAGCTATGCTTAAGAAGGACTATAACTCTACTGAAGCTGGAATTAAATATCTTGTAATGGGATTGCTCTCAAGCTCGCTCATGATAGCGGGTTTAGCATTTTATGTACTAGGGATAAATAACTTGTCTTTAGATGCGTCAATATCTTATCCGACACTAACTATCTTAGGTATACTGTTCTTCTCAGTAGCTTTTCTGTTCAAGATAGGGGCATTCCCGTTCCAAGGGTGGTTGCCTGACGTTTACTCAATGGCTGATAGAGTTTCAGTTGCTTTCGTCTCTAGCGTAGGTAAAATCGTCGGTATAGCCCCTCTAGTGGTCATTCTATATTACATACAGCCTATGAGCTACCCAGTATCTTTAGTCGTTTTTGTGATGTTTACTATTATCGCGGTAGCAAACTTGGTCTTTGGAAACGTTTCAGCCTTTTCGAGAAGGGATTTTGCGGCTATGTTATCTTACAGCAGTATAGCACAAGTAGGCTTTATGCTAATTCCGATAGCCATGTTCCCGTATGACGAGATTGTGGGATTAGCTGGATTAATGATATATTTAGTAGCATATTCTATAGCTCAAGCTGGTCTATTCCTAGCTCTTTCACATGTGGAAAAAATTAGTGGAAGTAGTACCTATGAGGGGTTCAGAGGAGTTGCAGCTGTAGATAAGGCATTAGCCTTTGCAGTGTCAATATTGCTACTGAGCTTACTAGGTTTACCACCTATTATAGGTTTTTGGGCTAAGCTTTTCGTGTTGGAATCCTCTTTCTCTCAGCCTTGGCTCACTCTAATTGGTTTCTTGAACAGTGCAATAGCTGCAGGTTACTATATACCGCCAATAAGGGAGATGTTTAGAGAGGGTAATTTCCAACGAGTAAGTTCTCCTGAGAGAAGTTCGGCTTTAGTGGCGTCAATCTTAAGTATTATAGTGGGAATATTAGCCCCATTAATTTTTGGGGTGTTAATTTGA
- a CDS encoding proton-conducting transporter membrane subunit, producing the protein MLSLIVFIISFALALITFFVRGKQSGVVAALSILVNVYFVFKYGLYYTFYVASNIGSFGFTVNNFNYAFVITILVVTLVTTYYSSRYMEKKFHELGKESWSLYYGLYTLFAISMLYVVISTNLLELYVFLEVALVTSFLLILLYGYGDRRRISLMYFIWTHVGTILTLTSIVVLGLTTGKMDIYSSYGVPYDYSTISYAELIFFIGVIGVLIKGAIAGFNIWLPYAHGEAPTPISILLSPNMVGLGIYVVILYYYLFPSFYYLAPIFIGWAIITMIYGGLNALVQRDFKRFLAYSSVSQMGYMLLGASVSFFLGINSTLQVLPLGVLASVLIYVSHGFGKALLFMSAGASITELEEREIEKLGGLYLVSPLHSTLAFIGLLNILGLPPSIGLISEVLLLLAVGQLSGIIGLGWLILLVALLMIAIGVSSAYGTYLFKKVYGGVKEVKKDLDKAYEYTIPMTIIAVASIFFFFFPQLLVHSFMNFLQTIQGSDISLFLITILPALGSLIALLLPRGVNQDLRGVVITLLIGISLVLSVENLVSSIGNPLFSQTQAFTLFGYLVYSSSLIQSIIGVFVSGLAFFISLYSIGYMKEDNVLRRYWGFFGFFVSSMLTVVFADNVLLFLAGWEGTSLASYGLISYWLDDNDRNVVGDFGRKVFGIEYLSRPTTSGIRAMIFTRLADVGLIVGLGYLLFLTSGTHYSGVTLLYQGLFTAIHTVYFLPYGWVILFLILLGGLGKSAQFPLTQWLLTAMTGPTPVSALIHAATMVNLGAILTFLMYPYLLYPDPQTTILMSIMVGITMFTAIYTSTGALAANEQKIILAYSTADQISLMILSSSVGALLASTTGNLVFLTSGIIVGLIQMIAHGLYKASLFMNAGSAIHYTENRYVGVFRTLYKKIPSVFTLQLIAALNLASVPPLIGFWAHNLIGNLVSDAGLLALYAIVELLGGVYIIRYIVKTFIWRNGEEVHEEGHIHPLMVVAPAFTVIASIILGLLFTVSIQPYLLSLGLYASYTSLDLISLIGALVGLLLSLGLYLNGIDIGRTPLQPLANFLYYGWYVNPILDLLGFASFKFAQGLYNNFEHGVIDMGLNVKLPQGIINVGTRLVKVTDTGILRDYILLYLSGFVVLIFIILIIIMGV; encoded by the coding sequence ATGTTGTCCTTAATTGTTTTCATTATATCTTTCGCTCTCGCTTTAATTACCTTTTTTGTTAGAGGTAAGCAAAGCGGGGTTGTAGCAGCATTATCTATCCTAGTTAACGTCTATTTTGTATTTAAGTACGGTCTTTATTACACATTTTATGTAGCGAGCAATATAGGGAGCTTTGGGTTTACTGTAAACAATTTCAACTACGCCTTTGTGATTACAATCTTGGTGGTAACCCTCGTAACGACTTATTACTCCTCGCGATATATGGAGAAAAAGTTCCACGAGTTAGGTAAGGAGTCATGGAGCCTATATTATGGTCTATACACGTTATTCGCGATTTCTATGCTTTACGTAGTCATATCCACTAATTTACTGGAGCTTTATGTATTCCTAGAGGTAGCTCTAGTCACCTCTTTCCTACTTATCCTTCTTTATGGCTATGGTGACAGAAGGAGAATTAGTTTAATGTATTTCATATGGACTCATGTAGGGACAATCTTGACTTTGACCTCTATAGTTGTTTTGGGCTTGACAACCGGTAAAATGGACATTTATTCATCTTATGGAGTTCCTTACGATTATTCAACTATCTCTTATGCAGAGTTAATTTTCTTTATAGGTGTAATTGGAGTGCTAATAAAGGGTGCAATTGCCGGTTTCAATATTTGGTTACCTTATGCGCACGGTGAGGCTCCTACTCCCATATCGATACTGTTAAGCCCTAACATGGTAGGTTTAGGTATTTACGTTGTAATATTATACTACTACCTATTTCCTTCGTTTTACTACCTAGCTCCCATCTTCATTGGATGGGCTATTATAACGATGATTTACGGAGGTCTTAATGCTTTAGTTCAAAGGGACTTTAAGAGGTTCTTAGCTTACTCTAGTGTTTCACAGATGGGTTATATGCTATTGGGTGCTTCGGTCTCCTTCTTTTTGGGGATTAACTCAACTTTACAAGTCCTCCCGTTAGGAGTGTTAGCGTCAGTATTAATTTACGTATCTCACGGTTTTGGTAAGGCTTTACTTTTCATGAGTGCAGGTGCATCAATTACAGAACTAGAAGAGAGAGAGATAGAAAAACTGGGAGGATTATATCTCGTGTCGCCTCTCCATTCAACTTTAGCCTTTATAGGTCTTTTGAATATTCTAGGTCTACCTCCTTCGATTGGACTGATTAGTGAAGTTTTGTTATTGCTTGCTGTAGGTCAGTTATCAGGGATAATAGGGTTAGGTTGGCTAATATTACTTGTCGCATTGCTGATGATAGCAATAGGAGTGTCTTCAGCCTACGGTACTTATTTATTCAAAAAAGTATATGGTGGCGTTAAGGAGGTTAAGAAAGACTTAGATAAAGCGTACGAATACACGATTCCTATGACGATAATAGCTGTAGCCAGTATATTCTTCTTTTTCTTCCCTCAGTTATTAGTTCACTCTTTCATGAACTTCTTACAAACGATACAAGGTTCCGATATTTCTCTATTCCTGATTACAATTCTACCTGCTTTAGGCTCCCTTATAGCTCTCTTACTTCCTAGGGGTGTTAATCAGGATTTAAGGGGTGTTGTGATAACTCTTCTCATAGGTATTTCCCTAGTTTTGTCAGTCGAGAATCTGGTGTCCTCCATCGGCAATCCGTTGTTCAGTCAGACACAAGCATTTACTCTATTCGGTTATTTAGTCTACAGTTCCTCCTTAATTCAGAGCATTATAGGAGTCTTTGTATCGGGTTTAGCTTTCTTCATATCTTTGTACAGTATAGGGTACATGAAGGAAGATAACGTGCTAAGAAGATATTGGGGGTTCTTCGGGTTCTTCGTATCCTCTATGCTGACCGTTGTATTCGCAGATAACGTGTTACTATTTTTAGCAGGTTGGGAAGGAACAAGTTTGGCATCATACGGACTAATAAGTTACTGGCTCGACGATAATGATAGGAATGTAGTAGGTGACTTTGGAAGGAAAGTATTCGGAATAGAATACTTGTCGAGACCAACCACAAGCGGTATAAGGGCTATGATATTTACAAGATTAGCAGACGTAGGTCTAATTGTTGGGCTTGGGTACTTGCTATTCCTCACAAGTGGTACTCACTACTCAGGAGTTACCCTATTATATCAAGGGCTGTTTACAGCTATACATACAGTGTATTTCTTACCATACGGATGGGTTATACTATTCTTGATACTACTAGGTGGGCTGGGGAAGAGTGCGCAGTTCCCGTTAACACAGTGGCTTTTAACAGCAATGACAGGTCCTACGCCCGTGAGTGCTTTAATACATGCTGCCACTATGGTAAACTTAGGAGCTATTCTTACGTTCTTGATGTATCCTTATCTCCTATACCCTGATCCGCAAACCACTATACTGATGAGTATTATGGTAGGAATAACCATGTTTACTGCAATTTATACCAGTACTGGTGCTTTGGCAGCAAACGAGCAAAAAATAATTCTTGCCTATTCAACAGCAGACCAAATATCACTTATGATACTCTCTTCATCAGTTGGTGCATTACTAGCATCCACCACTGGCAATTTAGTGTTCCTAACCTCAGGAATTATAGTTGGTTTAATACAGATGATAGCCCACGGCTTATACAAGGCATCGCTATTCATGAATGCTGGAAGTGCGATTCATTACACTGAAAACAGATACGTGGGAGTCTTCAGAACACTTTACAAGAAAATACCTTCAGTCTTCACACTTCAGTTAATAGCTGCTCTAAACCTCGCTAGCGTTCCGCCTTTGATAGGTTTCTGGGCTCACAACCTTATAGGAAACTTGGTATCTGACGCCGGTTTACTAGCTCTTTACGCGATCGTGGAATTACTAGGCGGAGTTTACATAATCAGATATATAGTGAAAACATTCATTTGGAGAAATGGTGAGGAAGTCCACGAAGAAGGCCATATTCACCCTCTAATGGTTGTTGCCCCTGCCTTCACAGTTATAGCTTCAATTATTTTGGGCTTATTGTTTACCGTATCTATCCAACCTTACTTATTGTCACTGGGTCTTTACGCTAGTTACACCTCTCTGGACTTGATATCATTAATAGGGGCTTTAGTTGGTTTGTTGTTATCCTTAGGTCTGTATCTTAATGGAATAGATATTGGTAGGACTCCTCTTCAACCTTTGGCAAACTTCCTTTACTATGGCTGGTATGTAAATCCGATCCTCGATTTATTGGGGTTTGCTAGCTTCAAGTTCGCCCAGGGCCTTTACAATAACTTTGAACACGGTGTAATTGATATGGGTCTAAACGTCAAATTACCTCAAGGGATAATAAATGTGGGAACACGTTTGGTCAAGGTTACAGACACGGGAATCTTGAGGGATTATATTTTACTATACTTAAGTGGGTTTGTAGTCCTGATCTTTATTATTTTAATAATTATAATGGGGGTGTGA
- a CDS encoding NADH-quinone oxidoreductase subunit K encodes MILGDLGLTVASILLAIGAYGLVNSKNIIRILLSSEIIVNASILMVFSASSLLNKVYLPIFFSIFAIGMALIEVVVAFAAIFLYYRSKGSLEVE; translated from the coding sequence ATGATACTAGGTGATTTGGGTTTAACTGTAGCCTCAATACTACTTGCTATAGGAGCTTATGGTTTAGTTAATAGCAAGAATATAATCAGAATCTTACTATCCTCGGAGATTATTGTTAATGCCTCAATCCTAATGGTTTTTTCAGCTTCATCCCTCCTAAATAAAGTTTATTTACCCATATTTTTCTCTATTTTTGCAATTGGTATGGCTCTTATCGAGGTCGTTGTAGCTTTTGCAGCTATATTTCTATATTATAGGTCCAAAGGTAGTTTAGAGGTGGAATGA
- a CDS encoding NADH-quinone oxidoreductase subunit J, whose protein sequence is MFQTNDLQIMLFLLFSILSIASAIFITRQRNVFYASIGLAFLGISIAVLIALLSPSAYAFYSVFHLLLYVGSAVVFLSISLVILRGLEVKEVQIPWAGVAAVIVGALVYIGLFVTFSSISPASAESTVFSLVKFANTFLQQYWFPTVILIVALLTTVIEALSLARGEKA, encoded by the coding sequence ATGTTCCAGACGAATGATCTTCAAATAATGTTATTTCTTTTATTTTCAATTTTAAGCATAGCTTCGGCAATATTTATAACTAGACAAAGAAACGTGTTCTACGCCTCTATAGGGCTTGCCTTTCTAGGAATAAGTATAGCTGTACTTATAGCGTTGCTAAGCCCGTCGGCTTATGCTTTTTACTCAGTATTTCACTTGCTCCTATACGTAGGTTCTGCAGTAGTATTTCTTTCCATATCACTTGTAATACTTAGAGGATTAGAAGTAAAGGAGGTGCAGATACCTTGGGCTGGCGTAGCTGCTGTTATAGTGGGGGCTTTAGTTTACATAGGGCTATTTGTGACGTTCTCGTCTATATCTCCAGCCTCAGCGGAGTCAACTGTATTTAGTTTAGTGAAATTTGCAAATACTTTTTTGCAACAGTATTGGTTCCCAACAGTCATTCTAATAGTAGCCTTACTCACTACTGTGATTGAAGCCTTGTCTCTTGCTAGAGGTGAGAAGGCATGA
- the nuoI gene encoding NADH-quinone oxidoreductase subunit NuoI produces MDQVKEQNHKIKEYKKENPFRLFADHLQAVGTGLKYMISPQRITLKYPEESLSLPTGYRGMIRLYKDICIGCTLCALICPADAMKMVTEEGKKLPTINYGRCVFCGFCVDVCPVDALKETRVHDAVFTNRRDLVFRPDKFSQDFDEPAPVEGVVKKVKAIIDEKKGIRYVPDE; encoded by the coding sequence ATGGATCAGGTAAAGGAACAAAACCATAAAATTAAGGAGTATAAAAAGGAGAATCCCTTCAGGCTCTTTGCAGATCACCTTCAAGCAGTAGGTACAGGGCTTAAATATATGATATCTCCGCAAAGGATAACACTAAAGTACCCAGAAGAGTCATTGAGTCTGCCTACTGGTTATAGAGGAATGATAAGGCTTTACAAGGACATATGTATAGGTTGTACTTTATGTGCATTAATTTGTCCAGCGGATGCTATGAAAATGGTCACTGAGGAAGGTAAAAAGTTACCAACTATCAACTATGGGAGGTGTGTGTTTTGTGGTTTCTGTGTCGATGTATGCCCAGTAGATGCTCTTAAGGAGACTAGAGTTCATGATGCTGTATTTACTAATAGAAGAGATCTAGTGTTTAGACCAGACAAGTTTAGTCAAGATTTCGATGAGCCAGCCCCGGTAGAAGGTGTCGTAAAGAAAGTGAAAGCGATAATAGATGAAAAGAAGGGGATAAGATATGTTCCAGACGAATGA
- the nuoH gene encoding NADH-quinone oxidoreductase subunit NuoH gives MLSLSHIISLIKFYFFYPSFFAVIIFPGLIFTTIILLITIWFERKAAARVQMRIGPLYVSKRTGGILQLVADAIRLVFSEIIIPNGVNPTLYVLAPILPLAFSFIPMVLIPFSSIPQSGSVFSPYYHDFYDPEIGQGVLVGYFVEYNMVLVLGILAIIPIFILLQAWATNNRFAILGAVRESLLSVSYDVLILMAVVAIALEYHTLDIARVVTTGIPGIIANPLAALVFFVGMIMATSRFPFEIVEAESELVVGPATEYSGFLFVLAMGGGYIATFAYSFIFADLFLGGWAPLSGLPGALITSIKAIAVLWFSVFLRGVYGRYRIDQALRGSWKYLLPVAFSSIILGLVVGWIWIR, from the coding sequence ATGTTGTCCCTTTCCCATATAATTAGTTTGATAAAGTTCTATTTCTTTTATCCTTCATTTTTTGCAGTAATAATATTTCCGGGGCTAATATTTACTACAATAATACTGTTGATAACCATATGGTTTGAGAGAAAAGCAGCTGCGAGAGTGCAGATGAGGATAGGTCCATTATACGTCTCCAAGAGGACTGGAGGAATATTACAGCTAGTAGCAGACGCAATTAGATTAGTGTTCTCAGAAATAATAATACCTAACGGAGTAAATCCCACCTTGTACGTATTAGCCCCTATATTACCATTAGCATTTAGTTTTATACCAATGGTGTTAATTCCCTTTTCATCAATACCACAAAGCGGTTCTGTTTTTTCACCCTATTATCATGATTTTTACGACCCCGAAATAGGACAAGGGGTTTTAGTAGGTTACTTTGTCGAGTATAATATGGTTCTAGTGCTTGGCATATTGGCTATAATTCCAATATTTATACTTCTACAAGCTTGGGCTACTAATAACAGATTTGCTATTTTAGGTGCTGTTAGGGAATCGTTATTGTCTGTATCTTACGACGTTCTAATACTCATGGCAGTTGTAGCTATAGCCCTAGAGTACCACACTTTAGATATAGCAAGGGTGGTAACTACTGGAATTCCAGGTATCATAGCTAATCCATTAGCGGCTTTAGTATTCTTCGTAGGGATGATAATGGCCACTAGTAGGTTTCCATTCGAGATTGTAGAAGCTGAAAGTGAGTTAGTAGTAGGGCCTGCAACAGAGTATAGTGGTTTCTTATTTGTTCTAGCTATGGGTGGAGGTTACATAGCCACATTCGCTTATTCTTTCATATTTGCTGATCTGTTTTTAGGTGGTTGGGCACCTCTTTCAGGGCTACCTGGAGCATTAATTACGTCAATAAAGGCAATAGCAGTTTTATGGTTTTCAGTTTTTTTGAGGGGTGTTTACGGTAGATACAGGATAGACCAAGCCCTGCGTGGGTCTTGGAAGTATTTATTACCCGTAGCTTTTTCCTCAATTATTTTAGGTTTGGTGGTGGGTTGGATATGGATCAGGTAA
- a CDS encoding NADH-quinone oxidoreductase subunit D: MTSQPEPSGIQVDIIPVRGELNVGPQHPGSGHMRIYVKLNGDIIEDVDLDVGYVHRAVEKLSEIRNYMHLIPLVERPAILDSIHMNLGYILAVEKILGVDVPERAQYLRSLAAEINRIASHLYGTGILAIFLGHSTGFMWGFGDREVWVEILQALTGARVTNSYVIPGGVRRDLTPAIKEMIEKALAYQRRKIKDWYKIFVNNPNIRSRLENVGVMTYENAIKWGAVGPNLRASGVYYDVRKIEPYAAYSKLDFEIPVYKEGDAYARLLVRFEEVEQSMRMIEQIIKEIPEGNILSDRFFKQIPPTRLKKWWEGQKKIVFPGYYASFRPPKGEAVSRVEAARGELLYYIVSDGSPKPYRLRMITPSYRLIYVFKQLAKGSRYADLVAIYGSLDYFPPEADR; this comes from the coding sequence TTGACAAGTCAACCTGAACCTTCAGGTATACAGGTGGATATTATTCCAGTGCGAGGAGAGCTTAACGTAGGTCCTCAGCATCCTGGTTCAGGGCACATGAGAATCTATGTAAAGCTCAACGGTGATATTATTGAGGACGTAGATTTAGACGTAGGATATGTACATAGAGCGGTGGAAAAACTAAGCGAAATAAGGAACTATATGCATTTGATCCCTTTGGTCGAAAGGCCTGCTATATTGGATTCAATACACATGAATTTGGGGTACATACTTGCCGTGGAGAAAATATTAGGGGTAGATGTGCCTGAAAGGGCACAGTATCTAAGGTCTCTCGCTGCAGAAATAAACAGAATAGCCAGTCACCTCTACGGTACGGGTATTCTTGCGATTTTCTTAGGTCACTCAACGGGGTTTATGTGGGGATTTGGAGATAGAGAAGTGTGGGTAGAGATTCTTCAAGCTTTAACCGGGGCAAGAGTTACCAATTCCTATGTTATCCCAGGCGGGGTCAGGAGAGATCTAACTCCAGCAATAAAGGAGATGATCGAAAAAGCCCTAGCTTATCAAAGAAGGAAAATTAAGGACTGGTATAAGATATTCGTTAATAATCCTAATATAAGGAGTAGATTAGAAAACGTCGGAGTGATGACTTATGAGAATGCGATAAAATGGGGAGCTGTAGGTCCTAACCTTAGGGCTTCTGGTGTATATTATGACGTGCGGAAGATAGAGCCTTATGCAGCATATAGTAAGCTAGACTTTGAGATACCCGTTTACAAAGAGGGCGATGCTTATGCTAGGCTATTAGTCAGGTTCGAAGAGGTTGAGCAAAGTATGAGGATGATTGAACAAATTATAAAGGAAATTCCGGAGGGTAACATTCTAAGTGACAGGTTCTTTAAACAAATTCCACCAACTAGGTTAAAGAAATGGTGGGAAGGTCAGAAAAAAATAGTATTCCCTGGATATTATGCATCGTTTAGACCTCCTAAGGGGGAAGCTGTAAGTAGGGTAGAGGCAGCTAGGGGTGAACTATTATATTATATAGTAAGTGACGGTTCACCTAAACCTTACAGGCTAAGGATGATAACACCTTCATATCGTTTGATTTACGTGTTTAAGCAGTTAGCTAAAGGCTCTAGATATGCAGATTTAGTTGCAATTTACGGTAGTTTAGATTACTTCCCACCGGAGGCGGATAGGTAA
- a CDS encoding NADH-quinone oxidoreductase subunit C — MSSSQQVPQSLLSKVIQDLIGKFKVTGKAESDTRGYVEVDKSKIIQVASYLKEIGFDHVKSVTGIDYPEQNQFEVVYHVSSYSVPELAKVILAVKSKTSYKDPKFPSLYSVWESVWTGERETYEMLGIIFEGHPELRRLFLDEDFEGVYPLRKSFKLKQEGLFIDKST; from the coding sequence ATGTCGTCTTCTCAACAAGTCCCTCAATCTCTTCTCTCAAAAGTTATTCAAGACCTAATTGGAAAGTTTAAGGTTACTGGAAAAGCTGAATCAGATACTAGAGGGTATGTAGAGGTAGACAAATCTAAAATCATTCAAGTAGCCAGTTATCTAAAAGAAATAGGATTTGATCACGTTAAAAGTGTAACAGGAATTGATTATCCCGAGCAGAACCAATTTGAAGTAGTTTACCACGTATCTTCTTATTCTGTTCCTGAGCTCGCTAAAGTCATATTAGCCGTTAAGTCTAAAACGAGCTACAAAGATCCTAAATTCCCTTCCCTTTATTCAGTCTGGGAAAGTGTGTGGACTGGTGAGAGGGAAACTTACGAAATGCTAGGGATTATATTTGAAGGTCATCCTGAGTTGAGAAGGTTATTTTTAGATGAAGACTTTGAAGGGGTATATCCCCTGAGGAAGAGCTTTAAATTAAAACAGGAGGGGTTGTTTATTGACAAGTCAACCTGA
- the ndhC gene encoding NADH-quinone oxidoreductase subunit A, giving the protein MAFTQAILAFGLPLVLFLAAGYGGYKVLSLVVEGKFNPLKVSRFEAGNIPFGEGRLWFPLQYYGYLLVYTSIEPIIVLLFSISEASYFTSFILFRNLLIIVFTTIVVLYPVLYYAVKQVNIIQYWIIRR; this is encoded by the coding sequence ATGGCGTTTACGCAGGCAATTCTGGCCTTTGGTCTCCCTCTCGTGTTATTCTTAGCTGCAGGCTATGGCGGATATAAGGTTCTATCTCTAGTGGTAGAAGGGAAATTTAACCCTTTAAAGGTTAGTAGATTTGAAGCCGGCAACATTCCTTTTGGAGAAGGTAGGCTTTGGTTTCCCCTTCAGTATTACGGGTACTTATTAGTATACACCTCAATTGAACCGATCATTGTCCTTTTGTTCTCGATATCTGAGGCATCCTACTTTACCTCGTTTATACTGTTTAGGAATCTCCTAATAATAGTATTTACAACTATAGTTGTCCTTTATCCGGTTCTGTACTATGCAGTAAAGCAAGTTAATATAATACAGTATTGGATAATTAGGAGGTGA
- the thyX gene encoding FAD-dependent thymidylate synthase, with protein MKVILVSYTRDGERVVAIAAKMSRSRKGWEYHEQTMSDEEVEEWIRDAIIHGYWSVLEHSVYTFSIEGISRVASHQLVRHRIASYTQMSHRFAKPVDEYYQPVIPPSTKNRAGQTVEKAYREAYKYYYELLEAGVPEEDARYVLPNGVNTNVVVTMNARELYNFFALRLCSRAQWEIRQIAWKMLEEVKKVHPKLFRYAGPNCIIHENFIRDSPITLDEISEKTEFISRRCIEGVPKEGIYKCIQNSKLSH; from the coding sequence ATGAAAGTCATATTAGTTTCTTATACTAGAGACGGAGAGAGAGTTGTGGCAATTGCGGCAAAAATGAGTAGATCGAGAAAAGGGTGGGAGTACCACGAACAAACTATGAGTGATGAGGAAGTAGAGGAGTGGATAAGGGACGCAATAATCCACGGGTATTGGTCTGTGCTTGAGCATTCAGTCTACACTTTCTCGATTGAAGGTATTTCGAGAGTAGCATCTCATCAACTGGTGAGGCATAGAATTGCCTCATACACTCAAATGAGTCATCGCTTTGCAAAACCAGTTGATGAATACTACCAACCCGTTATACCACCCTCTACTAAGAATCGGGCTGGGCAAACAGTAGAGAAGGCATATAGAGAAGCGTACAAATACTACTATGAACTCCTAGAGGCTGGTGTACCTGAAGAAGATGCTCGTTATGTTTTGCCTAATGGTGTCAATACAAACGTCGTTGTAACTATGAATGCTAGAGAGTTATACAACTTTTTCGCTTTGCGTTTGTGTTCAAGGGCACAGTGGGAAATACGCCAAATAGCGTGGAAGATGTTAGAAGAGGTGAAGAAAGTACATCCCAAGTTATTCCGCTATGCTGGACCTAATTGCATTATTCACGAAAACTTCATCCGTGATTCACCTATAACTCTTGACGAGATAAGTGAGAAGACGGAGTTTATATCAAGGCGTTGTATAGAAGGAGTCCCGAAAGAAGGGATTTATAAATGCATACAAAATTCAAAACTATCACATTAA
- a CDS encoding DUF2175 domain-containing protein: MSRPQTKWSCGLCGNPIYWDELFTYLSNKAVVHFTCLKEKALKTARVSQDTMNIVLDSLQDELNKIVVYKQRISKAGDNEEVKKALEQTEKDAEKNAAILTRLVEKLSSITS; this comes from the coding sequence ATGAGTAGACCACAAACTAAATGGAGCTGCGGGCTATGCGGGAATCCAATATATTGGGACGAATTATTCACCTATTTATCAAATAAAGCAGTAGTACACTTCACGTGCCTAAAAGAGAAAGCGCTCAAAACAGCAAGAGTTAGCCAAGACACAATGAACATAGTTCTTGATTCGCTTCAAGACGAGTTAAACAAAATAGTAGTGTATAAACAGAGGATATCAAAAGCTGGTGACAATGAAGAAGTTAAAAAGGCATTAGAACAGACTGAAAAAGATGCTGAGAAGAACGCTGCAATTCTCACCCGGCTCGTAGAGAAATTAAGCTCTATAACAAGTTAA